The window GGTAGTCAGCAATATCTTCCTTTATGTTCATGTTGCTATATAACATTTTGCTTTGACTTTCTCTGGACCGTAGGGAAATATACAGTATAAACCCATCCTTCCCAAGAGCTTGGTCTCTCACCTCCCCATTGTCGAGCACAGCCATGGAGGAGGTCTGTCCACAGGCGATGCCCATCACCACTTTACCCTGCAGGCAGTTGGTCACCCTGCGGggggttggctggttggctgtgGCACCTGAACCCACCTGGCCACAGTTGTTGTAACCCCACGCAAACACCTAGCAGATAGAATCATATACACACCGACTGTCAACCCTATACACAATCACACCACGTGACCAGTGATCCTAGGTAACAATGATATTAGGTAATGTTGTAACTACCCCCTTACAGTGCTGAGTAACATATTTCAACACATCCAAGATAGATATTTAGGGCGACTTTTGGAAATCATTAGTCATTTCTACAGCAGCTCTTCAATCGTGTGTGAGACCAGGCCAGTGGGCCTGGGTTAGATGCAGCCAGCCTGGACTCAGTGAACTGAGATAATACCTTCCTAACCTGCTGCTGGGACAAACATAAACCACTTAAAGAGACAGACAGCCCTGGTTAGAAAACTTAAACCTGACAGGGTTCCATAGTCCACTCCACACACTGACAGGCTACACACAACCTCCACCAATACTCCACTCATGttcatcagtgtttttattctcttgAACATTATGTACCTAGCAGTAGCACTGTAGCAGTAGCATTAAGACGCTGACATCTTCAAACAGGCTTATTTCAGGTTACAAGTGCATGTAAAAGGACTTAAACAAGAATTTCCCCTCACCTCTCCATCATGTGTCAGGGCCAGAGAGTGATGTGACCCACAGGCCACTTCTGTTATTTTCTTGTTCTGCAGATTGGTTGAAACCAGGATGGGTGACACCCCCTGGTTGGTGGTCCCGTTGCCCAGCTGGCTGTATCCATTGTGCCCCCAGGCAAACAACTCTCCCCCTGAGAGACAAACGCACCAAAGTATAACAGAGCTATTTAAGTAAGCTGCACTATGACAATTAATTATACTGGCTTTTGGTAAAGTTCTAGTAACGTGCCAACGTTGCCATTTGGTGGTGGTAAAAACAAGTAAGGCAAGTGGGCAGCATACCTTCTGTGGCCAGTAAGACGTGTGGTCCACTGCCATAGCTGAGACTGACCACCTTCTTGCCTCGGAGGAAGTCTAGTTTCTTAGGGACCATGGTGCTCTGACTGTCTCCTGTCCCCAGACAGTTACTGCAGTTCAGCCCAAACACAAACACCTACAGGGAGATGATGCCATTACATGTAATTATATTTATTTAACGAAGAAACTCCACTCAGTAACCATTTCCACTGCTTTCCAGAGAGTTCTGCACTACATAAAAACTATGAAGTTATTCTATACAATCGAGACACCCCCAGTCTCACCTCATCGTCCTGGGTGATGTAGATGGCTTCGTTGGCCGAGGTTCCGAAGACACAGGCCTGCCTGATGCGGGAGACCTCCTGAGCCCCCAGCAGGGTGAAGAGGGGCCACTTCCCCACATCCACCATGGCTGGGTACCTCACTCTGGCTCTCCGCGGCGGGGGGGTCGGGGTGAGGACGGGGGGCACAGGGGAAGGAGATGCAGGGGCTGTGAGGCCACCACTGTCCCCGCTAACACTGTTACAAGACAACCATCAAAAGACAGACACGTACAAAACACTGTGTCTTAGTCTAAACCTCAGTGGTGAGGCACCCTGGTTTCAATGAAGGTATTCATAAATATGTTCACATTTGCTCAAAGGCTTGTGCAGTAAGTTAGACATGACTTCCGTACTTTATAATGCCATCTCTGGATGCTCACGGTGATATCGACATGGTTTTAAATAGTATTGGGCTATACAGACAACATGCAAATGGAGATGGAATGGCTACTTTATATGGCAAACGTTCCCATCCAGATCTTTCAACTGTCTCATACAGTTGGTTAAATAATTGGATGACTAGCTAGGTAACATTAGCTAACTACGTAAGTACTGCAGATCCAACGCATCTCTGGCCATGCACTCTGTTTACCATTGGGATTACAATCGTGAATCTCAGCCACAACAGATGCGGCagtagttagctagctggctaacaatAGTTAGCTTACATTGCCAGGTAGCAAACGAGCTTGCGACATGGTAACGGTCACCTAACAGTGACTGGTCAAGCTAGCGATGCACTACGTTGAAGGCTGCACCCATGGCAGCCTCCCTTTGCTGTTTACCGTTCTCTGGCTATATACAAAGCAAGATTGCCGAGCACCTATCTGGATAGATTCAGCGCTGACTAATAGCTAGCAAgctgtaatgttactgtacctaAAGCATCGCTCCATATCATCAAGAAAACTGAGGAGAGAAACAAGAAAGACACATTTAACAACTCGACTATTAATAAACCTACCTCAAGTAAATATGATTTGAAAGCACGATTACCAGAATAAAGCTGTCACTTCGTTGTTGTCGTCGCTGATGTCAGGGTACCAAACGTACCAGGCAGCAGCTTTGAGTTTAGCGATAGTTTTGCGCTCGAGCCCCGTCCAAATCCTTGGTCCAGATGGACACTCTGACGTCATGGGCTCAAGAAGGTGCGCTTGGTTTAGGTCATCAGCGGACTCGGTGGGCAGAGTCCACGGTTGAGAAGATTTTAGGACACATGCGCCTAGCCTGGGTGCTAGTCTATTGTTCTCTTGCCAACTACTAACGCAATAAATGGGAGTTAAGAATAACCGTTTTCAGCCCTCTGgtgtttaataataataaaacataggcccaattaaaataaaaaacatacttTCCTCCCTTGCGGTAATAATCACTCCACTGCTTTCACCAATCAAACCCTACCGTCATTTGCGCAATGAGGGAGGATGCATTAGAGTATAGAGAAACTGAGAAAGCCTGTTGGTACAGCCTCTACAAGAAGAATGTGAAAAGACTGGTTCTCATGTGACCATGTTTATATTCTAAAACTCAAACTCAGTTTTATTCACGTTGAGTGAGTCTCTAGTCACCGGAGGGCAGCAGCAAGTGAGCACACCTGACGCTTTCACGCCCATCACCGAATCTCCTTTTGTTGATGTAAATCAGAGACTACCGAGGAAGACCCAACAAACCAACATTGTTCAGAAGCTGTGGATGGACTTCCCAGATGATCCCAGGCCCATCAGAACCGTGGGAGTCCTCTTGTTTCCCCTCTTGGATAGAAGCAGCCCCATGACAGACACACTTGGCTAGGACagcttttgtgcgtatggaaaatgtatgtaatcttatatttcagctcatgaaacatgggaccagaactatgttgagtttatatttttgttcagtgtagtttaatCAGGTGTGACAGTTAAAGTCTAGATCAAATAAATGCACATTCTGTCTCCGGTCCCATGATCAGGTTGCGAGAGTACTGGAATAGAATAACCTTTTATCCTCAACTAATGACTTGCTAAAATTGCAATGTAATTAGCTAGACACTACCTGGAGGGCTGTAAGGCTATGGTGTTCGTGGTGGACAGTAGTGACCGGGCCAGTATAGGGGATGCTCAGAAGGCTCTGAAGAATGTGCTGTCCGACATCAACATGAAGGGAATACCTCTGATGGTGCTGGCTAACAAGAAGGACCTCCAACACCATGAACATCAGAGAGGTGTCCAACCAGCTGGAGCTGCCCAGCTACAAAGACCGAGCCTGGCAGATCCAGGCATGCAGCAGCCTGAAGGGAATGGGGCTCCTCTCTGTGGCCAAACTCATCAAGAAGAGCTGAGAGGAGACACGTCAGTGGAGATATCACTGTGTGAGAGACACTTGACAAGTCGGAGATACtgactatatagtgcactaccttaaaCTAGAACAAAATTAAAGCACCTCagcagtagtacactataaagagaatagggtgccatttgaaatgcagattataacagaacaatgATTGTGGAAGAGCCAGGATTCTCAATCCAATTATGAACTAAGCACAGGATCCATATTTGGGCATTTTGATTGTGCGATCAACATGGTTGAGATTTAACACTTAACATCACAGCAGTTAAATGTGCCTGCTAAGGGAGACTGGAGAGTATTGTTACACTGTGGAGATGTGGGGAAAGATGGCTAGGGAAACTAATATTTTTGTTTGCAGATACATCACTATTTATATTAATGATAAACTAATAAAACATGCTAAACCTAATgtctgtctgctaaatggcatattatttgtGCGTAGCCAGGCTTTTGGGTAGTGGGCGTGCCAATGCCTACTATGTACATACAAAACAATGTCTATTTCTGCTTCTTCGGTGCTTGGTAGGAGGGGTGAAGTCGTTTGAGTGACAGCCATGATTGCCACAGCAGCAGTCCAGGCACCACCACCCACACCCCATTGAAGAAGACCAGGTAGATCCATAAGTAGAGCCAGTGGTTTGTGTTGAGGTTGGGGCTGCCTGCCAGCCAGTCTGGACAGAAGGTCATCCAGCCTCCGTACAACTCACACACGCACAACGTGATCTGGACAAAGTGCCTGAAAACAAACATGGGAGAACTATTCACCCAGAAGGCCAGGCTGTGCAACAACAAAACAAGCTAAAAACACACGTTGACCATTGAGATTCAAAACAAACAATGACACATTTACTTAGGTTGATAACCAACTTGCGCCCAGGCTATATTTTCcatgtacagtgcattaggaaagtattcagaccccttgactttttccacattttgttacgttaaagccacattctaaaattgattaaattgtgtGTGGCGGGGGggttctcagcaatctacacacaatatccaaaAATGACACAGCAAAAACAAGTTTCACATTTTTTCAGGTTTGACATGTATTAAtacctgaaatatcacatttacataagtattaagacaCTATACTCAGTACTTTAAAGCaactttggtagcgattacagcctcaagtcttcttggatatgctacaagcttggtacacctgtttttggggagtttctcccattcttctctgcagatcctctcaagatctgtctggttggatggggagtgtcactgcacagctattttcaggtctctccagagatgtttgatcgggttcaagtccgagctctggctgggcttCTCAAGGAAATCCagggacttgtcccgaagcctctcctgcgctgtcttggctgtgtgcttagggtggttGTACTGTTGCCCCAgtccttcaccccagtctgaggtcctgagcaggttttcatcaaggatctctttgtactttgctccgttcatctttccctcaaacctgactagtctcccagtttcCGCCGCTGTaaaacaaccccacagcatgatgctgtgaggtttcctccagatgtgacgcttggcattcaggccaaagagttcaatcttgatttcatctgaccagagaatctAGTTTCCCATGGTCTgtcctttggcaaactccaagagggctccatgtgccatttactgaggagtggcttccgtctagccactctaccataaaggcctgattggaggtgtgctgcaaagatggttgtccttctcggaggttctcccatctccacagaggaactctagagctctgtctgagtgatcatcaggttcttggtcacctccacgaccaaggccattctcgccatgattgctcagtttggatgggcggccagctctaggaagagtcttggtggttccaaacttcttccatttaagaatgatggaggccactgtgtacttggcaaccttcaacgctgcagaaaatgtttggtacccttccccagatcggtcccttgacacagtcctgtctcggagctcttcggacaattcctttcgacctcatggcttggtttttgctcggacatgcactgccaactgtgggacgtagacaggtatgtgcctttccaaatcatgtccaatctattgaatttaccacaggtggactccgatcaagttgtagaaacatcaaggatgatcaatggaaacaggatgcccaCGGAGCTCAATTCTGAGTCTCATAGTAAACAATCCTTACGTAAGTaaggtatttttatttatttaataaaatgtttaaaaaatgtttgtcctgttttcactttgtcattatgggtatagtttgtagattgaggggaaaacagtatttcattttagaataaggctgtaatgtaacaatgtggaaaaaggtgtctgaatactttcctaatgcacatTACATCTATGTATATGGTAATAGGTCATTCAACACATCACATGCTGAAGACAGCAAGTCAATTCACATTTTTATAGTGTCTAATGGGATGTAAACACTCGTTTGTGTAATGGGGCAATTCTGTATATAATTATTGTTCTCTATAAAGAAATATGGTACCAATATAGAAATGAATGGCATAAAGCATGAGAAAAGGCTGACAATGAAGAATATTTAGTACCAGTGTTCCTACCTGTAATGTTTGTCCTTGACGATGGCATAGACAAGCACCAGCGCCAGGATGCCATCCAGGACGACCGTCAGCAGCTCCAAGGAGACGATGGTGGGGTCAGAGTGGAGCCAGCGCTCATCTGCCTTTCCATACTCCTTCCCTACATGGACAGGATATCTGTTAGAGCAGTATCTCAATATATTCCCGGGGGACCCCAGGGCCAGAGGGTGCACGTTTTTGTTCTACTCCAGCATTAACAGTGATTGATATTCCATTCCTGTATATTATTCCGTTTAATGTGAGCATTTTAATACTATATCCACTAGATGTCTCACCACAACCAGGCCCCAAAGCACATCTCAAACACACGCACCATTGTTAATAATTTATATTTTGCATGTTAAAACAAAAAGTTCAATACACAGTACTATAAATCATTTTGTTTAATCCATTTGTTTTTTATTGCACAGTCAAGGTAGCCTACTTACAAAGTTCAGCAAAAATATTGTCTGAAGTTGCCACGGTTCCAACAAGTGACATGTAAACAAAGGGTCCTTCCTGTAAGAACAAACAGTAGAAAGAGTCAAATAAGAGCTGCAAATTAACTTTCTATGTTGACAACAccttctcactcactcaccaaaGTAATGTGAACAATTGCGTCGTAGAAAAGCCACACGAGCACCCATCTATCAGTTCCAGAGCATTTTCTTCCCCATATCTGCGCGAGGATGTATCCCACGACGAACTGAGTGGCGCAGGCCAGCAGAGAATAAACCGTCACTGGAGTAAAGAGAGATTGGGTTTCTTTAAACGCCGCCGATACCATTTTCACAGAAAACTCGACTCAAACCATGCAAATTACTCTTTGAACTTGTAACTATTGTCTCGTCCATAAAGCTAGATAGATGACTCATCTGTGCCATTTTGCGTCTGCCTGCCCTGCCGATGCTGTCAATCTCAATTTTGAAGTAGCACATTTTCTTCTTCATGATTGGCTGATCCGTCCGGTTGGACATGACGCTAACAGAGTCACCAGGCGGGATCATTcaatgaagttggaagtcccacccagttgacttcATTacaatggtggaagccctcaatggcgctTCCCATCCTAATATATCGTGTTTTGCCACTAGAGTCTTCTATCCTTCTCTATGGTCTTGTCCCAAATGGATTCCGTCGTCGTCTCCCCCTGCCCCAGTGTCACGCTGTGAAAAGTACATGATTGGCTGTCGGATAAATCTCTACACTTCTGAGAGAAAATGAAGGGGGAGCTGAAGTTGGTGAACCGGAGGCGAAGCGAGTCTCGACTCCGCCCAAAATCTGTCTGCGTGAAAATAAGCGTTTCAGCAGACCAAGTGAAGAGTTTTTGTATTGGGGGCGGCGCAGCAATGAGTGTCGAATCTAGTGAAGATACAAGTTAATTGCTATTTTTATGGGTGAGgattatttgatcaaatatacGTTTCATAATACTTAAATTACTAAGAGTGTACTGATGTCCTGCACGTGACATTGCGACGATTTTTCTATCGGTTGTGCCAGTTCTTACGGGTATCTgctctctcattggctagaatgttcCCATCTGATCTCGCCTGCCGCATGCTTTTCGCCTTTGAGAAATTGTTAGAGCGGTCAGTCGACCATCTTGCCACGCCGATTGTAGAATCAACCAGGAGGAAGTCCGAAATCAGGACCTTGGACAGCAGATTGGACAACGATTGACAATAGTATAAATAAAGCATAGTATATTTGACTAGTCAAACTTTATACTGTTTGTATATCGTACtttacagtggtgtaaagtacttaagtagttttgggtatctgtacttcactatTCATATTGACTATTTTTACTTCACTAGATTCATAATGAAAATAATGTcgtttttactccatacatttatCCCGACATCCAAAAGTACATGTtagattttgaatgcttagcaggacagaaaattgTCAATTtcccacacttatcaagagaacaactCTAGTCACCTCTAATGCCTATGATCTGACCGACTCACTAAACAAATGCTTAATTTCTCAActgtgttggagtgtgcacctggctatctgtaaatttaaaaaacaagaaaattgtgctgtctggtttataAAGTAATTTGAAATGTATACTTTTTACCCAtacttttactgggtgactttcactttacttgagttattttctattaaggtatctttacttttactcaagtatgacaattatgTACTTCTTCCACCACTGGCATTAtacattatacactgctcaaaaaaataaagggaacacttaaacaacacaatgtaactccaagtcaatcacacttctgtgaaatcaaactgtccacttaggaatcaacactgattgacaataaatgtcacatgctgttgtgcaaatggaatagacaacaggtggaaattataggcaattagcaagacacccccaataaaggagtggttctgcaggtggtgaccacagaccacttctcagttcctatgcttcctggctgatgttttggtcacttttgaatgctggcggtgctttcactagtggtagcatgagacggagtctacaacccacacaagtggctcaggtagtgcagctcatccaggatgacacatcaatgcgagctgtggcaagaaggtttgctgtgtctgtcagcgtagtgtccagagcatggagacgCTACCAGGAgataggccagtacatcaggagacgtagaggaggccgtaggagggcaaccaCCCAGcaacaggaccgctacctccgcctttgtgcaaggaggagcactaccagagccctgcaaaatgacctccagcagtccacaaatgtgcatgtgtctgctcaaacggtcagaccccttgtgagaccatatgctggtgcggttggccctgggttcctcctaatgcaagacaatgctagacctcatgtggctggagtgtgtcagcagttcctgcaagaggaaggcattgatgctatggactggcccgcccgttccccagatctgaatccaattgagcacatctgggacattatgacccgctccatccaccaatgccacgttgcaccacagactgtccaggagttggcggatgctttagtccaggtctgggaggagatccctcaggagaccatccgccacctcatcaggagcatgcccaggcgttgtagggaggtcatacaggcacgtggaggccacacactacggagcctcattttgacttgttttaagtacattacatcaaagttgggtcagcctgtagtgtggttttccactttaattttgagtgtgactccaaatccagacctccatgggttgatacatttgatttccattgatagttgaatgtgctgacaaaaatcacacaaattatgtaaagaaaaaagtatttaataagaatatttcattcattcagatctaggatgtgttattttagtgttccctttgtttttgagcagtgtacattgtTGCAACTGCCCTTGTCTATCAGTTTtgtagaccccaggaagagtagctgctgcttctgcaaaaactaaaatggggatccaaataaacagTGTGCATTTGCCATGGTTCTCAGTTAACTTAGTGGAAAAAAACAAGAGACCAAACAGCTAAATGGATTTCAACTCATTTTCTTTAATATGCACAAGAGTTGAAAGGAACATTGTGAGCCACCTTAAAGAGATATggattctaaaatgtataaaaagtaAGACAGAGGCCAAAATGCTATCTGTTGCTTTTTCGTCTTTAGTACATGTTTCGTTAGCAAGTAAAAATCTTGCCCAAAAGCATAAGCTTGTATCAGTTGCTGATACAAGACAAAAATTCCATTCTTTAAAGTGGCTCTCATTCTatgtctctagaatctagatcaATGACTGTACACCAGCTAGACTTTGTTCATCGGTTGTGAATGGCTAGTCCAAAAAGGCATGGGCCGCTCCCCTGAAATAATCCCCATTCCTTCTCAGTAGTTAGCAGCCAAAACATAACTACATTAGTCCAAATGtaatttttgtttttttcccGGTCCCTTCACAAATAAATGCTGGAGGGAAATCAAGACAAAAGTCCAGTTCACAAGAGAATTTTCAATCAAGTCATCGATCACGTTACACGTTTAAAAACAAAACTTCCCTGTTAATCTTTCAACTGTAAAAACATTACAGCTTCGCAAAGTGAACCGATCGATGGATGACTGGCAAAATGCAGCTGCTTTGTACAGACCAAACTTCAGACAGTTGGGGAAATACTCTTAAATTGTAGAATTAGATGTAGCATATAGAACAACTGTATGGTCAATGGACCATTGCAATGCAACCATAGCTTTGACTTATCGAAGCAAACATTGCTTTCCACACACAGTAAGCAGAGGGAGGGGTGACTGAAGTGTACATAAGACTGAATAGAAACTGCAGATGTGGAATCTACACAGATGAAATCAGTGTTACATcgtctttctctgtccctctaccAATATATCTATCTAAAATATTTCCTCAAATTCTTGAGTCATTAAATTCAATGTCCGACGATATGTCTCCCCTGCAAGAGGAGATGGATGTCTTTTGGAAAAGCCCAGTTGAAGTCTGGTTTAAGGCTTATGTTGTTGAGGAGTTTCTCATTAGAACCTGGTAAGAGGGACTGATCCAAAACCCAGTTTAGAGGTTCTGAGGAGATGTGCGTTTGGTTCCAGCTCAACTCCACTCCCCTTGCCCCTCCTTTCAACCCAAAAACCTTTCCATCAGCAAGCCATCCATAGATCAATGCTACAAAGTCTTCCTTGTTATTAATTTCAGAATTTCCCTGTTGCataattttaaatatatattttttgtactgTAAATCCATTGTTTTTCATGATGATTTCACAACTAAAAGGAAAAATATTATAGTGGTGGGTGGTTGTTGAAATCTGTTCAGTCCACTTGGGAATATGTCGACTGCTCACTTCTCTACCCTCTGAGAAGGGTTTTGAGAGCATTCATTCTCAGGGTTCTGTTCCAAAAAAACTGTAGTTCAATGAGGACTGAATAATTAACAGCCCTTTGATGAGGTCATCAATTAGAATGTTTAACAAAGGACGGCCTAGATGCTGTCCGTACTCCACAAAAGAGTCAATTAACTCGGAGGTTGAGTGTCTTCAGTCGCTGTGTCCAACGTGCTCTGATCCTAGACCATGAGACCAGACTCCAGAGAAGAGCACGCCTTTAAATGAGACCATTCCTCTTCTTTGCTGATATGATGATTGGTAGAACAAGATCATTGGTCCATGCACACAGATGACTTCAGTCtcttcagtgtgtatgtgtgtgtgtgaacgtgtcTGAGTAAGAGGATAATAGCAACTTTTTGGCAACTGCAGGAATGACGGACGAGGCGTTTTCTCTTTCTGGAACATTTATAAGCATCGCTGTGAGATGCTTGAAAAGAGATGGATAACAATGATCCTTCCTTCAGTGCTTGAACTGTTGTTGTTAGTGAGTCAGTGATTGATGTTGGGAAGGAGGTGACTGGAGGGTTCAGAGCAGCTAGAGAGTTAGACCTACTAGGTGGCCGTTTGCCTTTAAAACTTGAACTCCTTTGCTTGCAGGTTGGTGGCGGGGTCAAAGTTGAATGTTCCGCCCTGAGTGGCTTCGGGGATCAAGCTGggatcctcatcaatctaaaaaTAGAGAAGGAAAATAAATGGATCAGGGTGGTGCCATAGATGAACAAACACAGAGTGGAGACTAGATTCACTGTCACTACACAAAACATAGGTCCATTTTTCATTAGATTTTATATAGAATTTTGTAGCAAGGCCTATAGCCGATTCCTCAGTCTTACCCCATTGACAGA is drawn from Oncorhynchus keta strain PuntledgeMale-10-30-2019 chromosome 37, Oket_V2, whole genome shotgun sequence and contains these coding sequences:
- the ebpl gene encoding emopamil-binding protein-like, which translates into the protein MVSAAFKETQSLFTPVTVYSLLACATQFVVGYILAQIWGRKCSGTDRWVLVWLFYDAIVHITLEGPFVYMSLVGTVATSDNIFAELWKEYGKADERWLHSDPTIVSLELLTVVLDGILALVLVYAIVKDKHYRHFVQITLCVCELYGGWMTFCPDWLAGSPNLNTNHWLYLWIYLVFFNGVWVVVPGLLLWQSWLSLKRLHPSYQAPKKQK